In the Populus trichocarpa isolate Nisqually-1 chromosome 8, P.trichocarpa_v4.1, whole genome shotgun sequence genome, GGTTATTTCCTCCATCTCTTTCAATATCATGGAGGAAATTACAAGGTCTTGGCAAGAAGATCCACATTTACTAACTGTCATTCAAGACCTGAAAACCACTCCAGGGTCACATCCTTATTACACTTGGGTCAATGGCCACTTAAATAGGAAGGGTAAGATTGTGGTAGGACGTGATTTAGAACTACAATCCTGGTTGATTTCATTATATCACAACTCAGTTGTAGGAGGCCATTCAGGAGTTACTGCCACTACGAAGAGGGTGGGAAGTTTGTTCTATTGGAAGGGGCAAAGAAGCATATCCGTCAGTTTGTTAGAATATGCTTAACTTGCTAaaagaacaaacatgaaaatgtaGACACACCAAGGCTACTACAACCCCTACCCATTCCCCATGCTCCATTCATTGACATCAATATGGATTTCATCGAGGAGCTACCTAAATCTGAAGGGAAGGATGTCATCATAGTAATAGTAGACCGTTTCAGCAAATACGCTCATTTTATGAGCCTCATCCATCCATATTCAGCACCTACCATGGCTAATATATTCATGGACAATGTG is a window encoding:
- the LOC112328484 gene encoding uncharacterized protein LOC112328484, with the protein product MEEITRSWQEDPHLLTVIQDLKTTPGSHPYYTWVNGHLNRKGKIVVGRDLELQSWLISLYHNSVVGGHSGVTATTKRVGNTPRLLQPLPIPHAPFIDINMDFIEELPKSEGKDVIIVIVDRFSKYAHFMSLIHPYSAPTMANIFMDNVCKLHGLPTSIVSDRDPVFLSKFWKEMFSIQGMYDWGQPKSVGKMVVIGQMVVQYEFPFFNPANSLRGIGLSPANATWEFADEITCFPDFNLEDRVVLIGEDLSHAANTNITGDDEQALTGDEERARTEG